The following proteins are co-located in the Clostridiales bacterium genome:
- a CDS encoding PhzF family phenazine biosynthesis protein: MKFYIVDAFADTLFGGNPAGVVILDDGMDFPHSEQMRKTAAELRYSETAFIKPMGHNQFQIRYFTPASEVDLCGHATIGSFVALADAGLTAPGTDCICCTLAGDLNIQVSDGSVLMDMSAPEAIGEIADNMEQKELYEIMGIRPKHQGEILFEGQLIPESKRLSEGKTGRLLIPEIISTGLPDILLPVENEAALASIAPDFSALSRLSERYGVVGVHAFTVNSEDGAVHCRNFAPLYDIDEEAATGTSNGALTYYLYKNGLISENAVVRYIQGEAMARPSVITGRLSLVDGAVNIQVGGSAVILVRGTIDL, from the coding sequence ATGAAATTTTATATCGTGGATGCCTTTGCAGATACCCTGTTTGGAGGCAATCCTGCCGGCGTTGTGATTCTGGACGATGGCATGGATTTTCCTCATTCGGAACAGATGAGAAAAACTGCCGCAGAGCTTCGTTATTCAGAGACAGCCTTCATCAAGCCTATGGGGCACAATCAATTCCAAATCAGATATTTCACACCGGCATCAGAGGTAGACCTATGCGGCCATGCTACCATTGGATCATTCGTTGCCCTAGCGGACGCGGGACTTACCGCTCCAGGCACTGACTGCATCTGCTGCACCCTTGCCGGGGATCTGAACATTCAGGTTTCTGACGGTTCTGTCCTGATGGATATGAGCGCACCGGAAGCAATTGGAGAAATAGCGGACAACATGGAGCAAAAGGAACTGTATGAAATCATGGGAATCAGGCCCAAGCACCAGGGAGAGATCCTATTCGAAGGCCAGCTCATTCCTGAGAGCAAGCGCCTGTCCGAAGGAAAGACCGGTCGCCTCTTAATACCGGAAATCATTTCTACTGGACTTCCGGATATTCTGCTCCCCGTTGAAAATGAGGCGGCGCTTGCTTCCATCGCTCCTGATTTTTCCGCTCTTTCACGCCTGTCGGAACGCTACGGTGTCGTCGGAGTTCACGCTTTCACGGTGAACTCGGAGGATGGTGCGGTGCACTGCAGGAATTTTGCACCTCTTTATGATATCGATGAGGAAGCTGCAACGGGAACTTCAAACGGCGCACTTACATACTACCTCTATAAAAACGGCTTAATCTCCGAGAATGCCGTGGTTCGATACATTCAAGGGGAAGCCATGGCACGGCCATCTGTCATCACAGGCAGATTGTCCTTAGTGGATGGGGCGGTTAACATTCAGGTTGGAGGAAGTGCAGTGATTCTGGTTCGGGGAACTATTGATCTATAA
- a CDS encoding ornithine cyclodeaminase family protein — protein MKTLLLNRDDVQCLLSPEEVIAAVKSSYIAYSGGQTIQPSIVSIEIPQYCGEMDVKASYSRNTEVISVKCASGFYENKKNGGLPNSMSTLLLFDGTTGFPLCILDASLITGWRTGAAGAISASLLARADSRTAAIIGTGDQARMQLRALKTVIDLHEIRLWGRSSEQMHAYWGEMAKEMGCDIHLCPSPEEAVREADIIVTTTPSSAPLIRQDWVSPGTHIIAVGADMEGKQELDPMLFQGAKIVVDSLSQCRVRGEIQNPLRLGIISEECIHGEIGQILAGEKAGREKDSEITIFDLTGMAVQDNFTAAKIYQRALALKRGTYYDFIK, from the coding sequence ATGAAAACCTTACTGTTAAATAGAGATGATGTGCAGTGCCTGCTCAGCCCTGAGGAGGTCATCGCTGCTGTCAAATCTTCCTATATTGCCTATTCCGGCGGTCAGACGATCCAACCTTCCATTGTATCCATCGAGATACCACAATACTGCGGCGAAATGGATGTAAAGGCATCCTATTCCCGCAATACCGAGGTAATCTCCGTAAAATGCGCTTCCGGTTTTTACGAAAACAAAAAAAATGGAGGACTCCCAAACAGCATGAGTACACTGCTGTTATTTGACGGAACCACCGGCTTTCCTCTCTGCATTCTTGACGCAAGTCTCATCACAGGCTGGCGTACCGGTGCTGCCGGGGCGATCTCGGCCAGCCTTCTAGCCAGGGCAGATTCCAGGACAGCTGCAATCATAGGCACCGGCGACCAGGCCAGAATGCAGCTTCGGGCATTGAAAACCGTAATCGATCTCCACGAGATTCGTCTTTGGGGCAGATCTTCAGAACAGATGCACGCTTACTGGGGTGAAATGGCCAAGGAAATGGGTTGTGATATCCATTTGTGCCCATCCCCGGAGGAGGCTGTACGTGAAGCGGATATCATCGTGACGACAACACCTTCCTCAGCACCTCTCATCCGGCAGGACTGGGTTTCACCCGGAACCCATATCATTGCGGTCGGTGCGGACATGGAAGGCAAGCAGGAGCTTGATCCCATGTTATTCCAAGGTGCGAAAATCGTTGTTGACAGTCTCTCTCAATGCAGAGTACGCGGCGAGATTCAGAATCCTCTCCGTCTTGGGATCATCAGCGAAGAATGTATTCACGGTGAGATCGGACAGATTCTGGCGGGAGAAAAAGCTGGACGGGAAAAGGATTCTGAAATCACCATCTTTGATCTGACCGGCATGGCAGTTCAGGATAACTTCACTGCTGCCAAAATATATCAGCGTGCCCTTGCACTGAAGCGCGGAACGTATTATGATTTTATTAAGTAA
- a CDS encoding aminotransferase class I/II-fold pyridoxal phosphate-dependent enzyme, with the protein MKINDFKLEVYFEQYEFSAPYLLTQSDCESMELGQLLALEPGAQEKLMKSWLGYTEVQGNPELRSLVSALYQSIGEENVIMHTGAQEAIFDYMNVLLEKGDHVISMFPVYQSLYEVAHAEGCEVSRWELKAGEQGWAIDFDELEALIRPNTKLIAVNTPNNPTGYTFGEDEMKQLCSIAEKHGIYLFSDEVYRGLELDGNTRPCAADLYDKAASLGVMSKAYGLSGLRIGWVATKDTDMISKMKKFKHYMSICNSAPSEILSIIALNHGDKILQKNKSIIKENLTLADCFFEKYDSLFKNYRPISGPIAFHKMEIDRPIEDFCEDLVRKSGVLLLPANIYSYPGSFFRMGYGRKSFSESLNRFEQYLIEKGLV; encoded by the coding sequence ATGAAAATAAACGATTTTAAGCTGGAAGTCTACTTTGAACAGTACGAATTCTCTGCCCCCTACCTCCTCACTCAGTCAGACTGTGAGTCCATGGAACTCGGTCAGCTCCTTGCCTTAGAACCCGGCGCTCAGGAGAAGCTGATGAAAAGCTGGCTCGGATATACCGAGGTTCAGGGCAACCCTGAGCTTCGAAGTCTGGTATCCGCGCTCTACCAGTCTATTGGAGAAGAGAATGTAATCATGCATACCGGTGCCCAGGAGGCAATCTTTGATTACATGAATGTCCTGCTGGAAAAGGGAGATCACGTAATCTCTATGTTTCCCGTTTATCAGTCTCTCTACGAGGTAGCACATGCGGAAGGCTGTGAGGTTTCTCGCTGGGAACTCAAGGCTGGAGAACAGGGCTGGGCCATTGACTTTGATGAGCTGGAAGCATTGATTCGCCCCAATACGAAGTTGATTGCGGTCAACACCCCAAACAATCCCACAGGCTATACCTTCGGCGAGGATGAGATGAAGCAGCTCTGTTCCATTGCTGAAAAGCACGGCATTTACCTTTTCTCCGATGAGGTTTACCGTGGATTGGAGCTTGACGGGAACACAAGACCCTGTGCCGCAGACCTATATGACAAAGCAGCATCTCTTGGTGTCATGTCCAAGGCTTATGGCCTGTCTGGACTACGCATTGGCTGGGTTGCTACGAAAGATACCGATATGATCAGCAAAATGAAAAAGTTCAAGCATTACATGAGCATCTGCAACAGCGCTCCTTCAGAGATTCTATCTATTATCGCCCTCAATCACGGCGATAAAATCCTTCAAAAAAACAAAAGCATTATCAAAGAAAACCTGACCCTTGCGGATTGCTTCTTTGAGAAGTATGACAGCCTTTTTAAAAACTACCGCCCCATTTCCGGCCCCATCGCCTTTCACAAGATGGAAATTGACCGACCTATTGAGGATTTCTGCGAGGATTTGGTTCGCAAGTCCGGAGTTTTGCTGCTCCCGGCGAATATCTATTCCTATCCCGGCTCCTTTTTCCGAATGGGATATGGACGGAAATCGTTCTCAGAAAGCCTGAATCGGTTCGAACAATATCTCATTGAGAAAGGTTTGGTCTAA
- the abc-f gene encoding ABC-F type ribosomal protection protein, with product MSLINIKNLTFSYDGSHDPVFENVSFQIDSDWKLGLTGRNGRGKTTLLNLLMGKYEYSGTIHASEGFDYFPYEVGDMNDDTLTVIDRTVSDYEYWRLQKELSLLDVEEEVLYRPFSTLSNGERTKILLAALFLKEARFLLIDEPTNHLDMEARELVGRYLRSKKGFILVSHDRTFLDQCVDHILSINKNNIEVQKGNFSSWQYNKEIQDQFELAENEKLKKEIKGLTEAARRTAAWSDKVESTKNGLLLSGIKADKGYTGHKAAKMMKRSKNLELRQENAIEEKSKLLKNLETADDLSIKPLGYHSSRLVEAEGLSIYYDGRPAVEKVSFSIDSEDRIAIAGKNGSGKSSIMKLILGENLTFTGNLRIGSKLILSYVSQETSHLKGNLKDYAASEGIDESLFKAILRKLDFSRVQFEKDISDFSEGQKKKVLIAASLCQKAHLYIWDEPLNFIDVISRMQIEEMLLKYKPTLLFVEHDAAFYENIATKKVLLGSE from the coding sequence ATGTCATTAATTAATATAAAAAACTTGACCTTCAGTTATGATGGAAGTCATGATCCGGTATTCGAAAACGTCTCGTTTCAAATTGACTCTGATTGGAAACTAGGGCTCACAGGTAGAAACGGAAGGGGAAAAACCACCCTGCTGAATCTTCTAATGGGCAAATATGAGTACAGCGGAACGATTCACGCTTCCGAAGGCTTCGACTATTTCCCTTATGAGGTAGGGGATATGAACGACGATACCCTAACCGTAATTGATAGGACTGTTTCGGACTATGAATACTGGAGACTTCAAAAGGAGCTTTCCCTGCTGGATGTGGAGGAAGAAGTCCTTTATCGCCCCTTCTCAACACTGAGCAACGGCGAGAGGACAAAGATTCTCCTTGCTGCTTTATTCCTGAAGGAAGCTCGATTTCTGCTCATCGATGAACCAACCAATCATTTGGATATGGAAGCGAGAGAATTGGTGGGCCGTTATCTAAGATCAAAAAAAGGTTTTATCCTTGTATCCCATGACAGAACTTTTTTGGATCAGTGTGTCGATCATATCCTTTCTATTAACAAAAATAACATCGAGGTACAGAAGGGGAACTTTAGCAGCTGGCAGTACAACAAGGAGATTCAGGATCAATTTGAACTTGCAGAAAATGAAAAGCTGAAAAAGGAGATTAAAGGCCTCACAGAAGCCGCCAGGCGCACCGCTGCCTGGTCTGATAAGGTGGAAAGCACAAAAAATGGACTTCTCCTATCAGGGATTAAAGCGGATAAGGGATATACTGGTCATAAGGCGGCAAAGATGATGAAACGGTCTAAAAATCTGGAGCTGCGGCAGGAGAATGCGATAGAGGAAAAATCAAAGCTGCTGAAGAACCTCGAAACAGCGGATGACTTGTCCATTAAGCCGCTGGGTTATCACAGCAGCCGGCTGGTCGAAGCAGAAGGCCTCTCAATTTATTATGACGGCAGACCAGCGGTGGAAAAGGTGAGCTTTTCTATTGATTCCGAAGACCGAATTGCGATTGCCGGAAAAAATGGGTCGGGCAAATCTAGTATCATGAAACTGATTCTGGGAGAAAATCTTACGTTTACAGGGAATCTGAGAATCGGCAGTAAGCTGATCCTCTCCTATGTATCCCAAGAGACCTCTCATCTTAAGGGGAATCTGAAGGACTATGCCGCTTCAGAAGGGATTGATGAAAGTCTTTTTAAAGCGATTCTGCGGAAATTGGATTTTTCGAGAGTACAATTTGAAAAAGATATCAGCGATTTCAGTGAAGGGCAGAAGAAAAAGGTTCTGATTGCCGCAAGCTTGTGTCAGAAGGCACATCTTTATATCTGGGATGAGCCGCTGAACTTTATTGATGTCATCTCAAGAATGCAGATTGAGGAAATGCTGCTGAAGTATAAGCCGACACTGTTATTCGTCGAGCACGACGCTGCTTTTTACGAAAATATTGCAACAAAGAAGGTTCTTTTAGGCAGTGAGTGA
- a CDS encoding DUF541 domain-containing protein, whose amino-acid sequence MVQLFKTIKICLLLLMHAAAPPLHILIEKTEVIIMQEATTSIASPESYNTMTLTGQGRVMAQPDLAVIRLGVQTDGVDLDTIQPQNAQITQNVLDALQEGGIENIRTVQYTIDKLYDYENGTQVDRGFKVINLMEIRAEDLSGVGNIVDTAVSAGANLIEMISFEASEPSVYYQQALNMAMMDAIDKARTLSRSLRLRTNLTPIKIVESGSVITPPLPYQRELASTPVLPGDISIEASLTAVFAY is encoded by the coding sequence GTGGTTCAATTATTCAAAACCATTAAGATTTGTTTATTGCTTCTCATGCACGCTGCAGCTCCTCCTCTTCATATATTGATAGAAAAAACGGAGGTGATTATCATGCAGGAAGCTACCACTTCGATTGCTTCCCCCGAAAGCTACAACACCATGACACTGACGGGACAAGGCCGGGTTATGGCACAGCCAGATTTAGCGGTCATTCGCTTGGGTGTGCAGACAGATGGCGTAGATCTTGATACGATTCAACCCCAAAACGCACAGATTACACAAAATGTCCTGGATGCGCTGCAGGAAGGCGGGATTGAAAATATCCGCACCGTTCAGTATACCATCGATAAGCTCTATGACTATGAGAACGGAACGCAAGTCGACCGCGGATTCAAGGTTATCAATCTGATGGAAATCCGAGCCGAGGACCTGTCCGGCGTAGGCAATATAGTTGATACTGCTGTGAGCGCGGGTGCAAATCTGATTGAAATGATTTCCTTTGAAGCATCGGAGCCTTCGGTCTACTACCAGCAGGCACTGAACATGGCGATGATGGATGCGATCGACAAAGCAAGAACACTGTCGAGAAGTCTCCGTCTCCGCACCAACCTGACCCCGATTAAAATTGTAGAAAGCGGAAGTGTTATCACGCCACCTCTGCCTTATCAAAGAGAGCTGGCCTCAACACCAGTCTTGCCGGGAGATATTTCTATCGAAGCATCCTTGACAGCAGTGTTTGCTTATTGA
- a CDS encoding iron hydrogenase produces the protein MEDRFIGFNEKRMHIFSELVRRYWNGSLNYISDLDDLAAEIKEKYGYGEHEIPFIKDHIRLAMGLDPNGKELFEEELQMLRRNRGVHKPLISRLEGPCAHCGDKKCRCDTTGKYESPLYHKEPEEERDECIECGFCAADCDFGAIAEKIEFLPMVELLKERKSPIFAVVAPAITGQFGENVTMGKLRTAFQKMGFDDMIEVALFADILTIKEAFEFNRLVKKEEDFFLTSCCCPVWFNLIKRNYPDIYEHLSPSVSPMIASGRILKRLYPDAKIVFFAPCTAKKAEALEEGLKGAVDFVINFRELKEIFHALDINLEDLPPNDKDLASLGGRVYARTGGVSFSVKMVVNRLDPTRLIKLKSKKVDGVKECRELLETLRSQGKDRANFIEGMACKGGCVGGPRTNIDTAKATELVNEFGEDSLILTPLDNLNAVKILKQFNILSVADITKNEELEHVLSRE, from the coding sequence TTGGAAGATCGGTTTATTGGATTCAACGAAAAGAGAATGCATATCTTCAGCGAGCTTGTGAGAAGGTATTGGAACGGGAGCTTGAATTATATCTCAGACCTTGATGATCTAGCCGCCGAAATCAAGGAGAAATACGGTTATGGAGAGCATGAGATCCCATTTATCAAGGATCACATTCGGCTGGCAATGGGTCTTGATCCAAACGGCAAGGAGCTCTTTGAAGAGGAACTTCAGATGCTTCGGAGGAACAGGGGCGTTCATAAGCCGCTCATCTCAAGATTGGAAGGGCCTTGTGCCCATTGCGGTGACAAGAAATGCCGCTGTGATACCACTGGAAAGTATGAAAGCCCATTATACCACAAGGAACCGGAAGAGGAGCGGGATGAATGCATTGAATGCGGATTCTGCGCAGCAGACTGCGATTTTGGTGCAATTGCAGAGAAGATTGAATTTCTGCCCATGGTGGAACTGCTGAAAGAGCGCAAGTCACCCATTTTTGCTGTGGTTGCACCGGCTATCACAGGACAATTCGGTGAGAATGTGACCATGGGAAAGCTGCGAACTGCATTTCAGAAGATGGGCTTTGACGACATGATTGAAGTTGCTCTGTTTGCAGATATTCTGACCATTAAGGAGGCATTTGAATTTAATCGGCTCGTTAAAAAGGAAGAAGACTTTTTTCTTACCAGCTGTTGCTGCCCGGTCTGGTTTAACCTGATTAAAAGGAATTACCCGGATATCTATGAACATCTATCTCCTTCGGTTTCCCCTATGATCGCGTCAGGCAGGATCCTCAAGCGGCTTTATCCAGACGCAAAGATCGTTTTTTTTGCTCCCTGTACCGCCAAGAAAGCAGAGGCGCTGGAGGAAGGGCTGAAAGGAGCTGTGGATTTCGTAATCAATTTTAGAGAGCTAAAGGAAATCTTTCATGCGCTTGATATTAATTTGGAGGATTTGCCTCCCAATGACAAAGATTTGGCCTCTTTGGGAGGGCGAGTTTATGCAAGGACAGGGGGGGTCAGCTTTTCTGTAAAAATGGTAGTCAATCGGCTTGATCCCACACGGCTCATTAAGTTGAAATCCAAAAAGGTAGACGGCGTTAAGGAATGCCGCGAGCTCCTGGAAACGCTGCGCAGTCAAGGAAAGGACAGAGCAAACTTCATAGAGGGTATGGCCTGCAAGGGAGGCTGTGTGGGGGGACCCAGAACAAATATTGATACGGCAAAAGCAACTGAGTTGGTTAATGAATTTGGGGAGGACTCTTTGATTCTGACACCACTAGATAATCTCAATGCCGTTAAGATCCTTAAACAGTTCAATATCTTATCCGTTGCGGATATTACCAAAAACGAAGAATTAGAGCATGTCTTGTCCAGAGAATAA